CAAAATACGTTCGTAGGCGACTCCGTCTCTGGGCACCATGAGGACACATCACTTTAGTGGTGTGTTTTTACTTTTTTGATATATTGAACTTAGTCGAACCAGCCGGAAGCTTGCTTGCGCAAGATAAGAGATGTAAGCCGCTAAACGTTGTTTAAACTACAAAACAACAGGCGCTCGGCGCTACGAGCAAAGTGCGTTCGTAGGGGAAAGTTAGCGAGGTTAGTAAAATAGGCGAAATCGATTTCGGTTTTTTAGGATATTGCATGCAAGCGTTTGCAACAGGTGTGTCGGTTGTTGGTTTTTTAGGTGTTAAATTACTGTAAAAACCTCTTGACGACTAAAAGGAAAACGTAGTGCTATAATTTGAATGTCGAAAGCGGTTTCGAAACTGCTTGTCGTATTAGTAATCGTAATGCCAATTTTTTTTGGCATTTAACGAAATCGATTTCGAAACATGCCGATCGTGCCATATCGAGTATAATTGGGTTTGCGAAAATGGTTTCGAAAACTTGAAAGGCGGTCCTCATGATTACAATATACGACATTGCAAAAGCATGTGATTGCTCGAGTGCGACTGTATCGAAAGCGCTTAATAATTATCCTGACATCAACATAAATACGAAGGAACGGATTTTGGAGAAGGCGCGAGAAATGGGGTTTACTCCAAATTCTCATGCTCGGGCACTCAGCACTAAGAAAACTTGGAATATAGGGGTTCTTTTTGAAGATGAAAGCCATAGCGGCTTAACGCACTACTACTTCTCAAATATCCTGCAAGCGGTGAAGGAGCAAGCTGAAGAAAAAGGCTATGATATCACCTTCATATCCAAGAATTTAGGTGATGTGGAAATGTCCTACTTAAAACATTGTAGGAGAAGGAAAACAGATGGCGTTGTCATTACTTGCATTCAATTTGACAACAAGCAAGTTCAGGAGCTGATGGTCAGTGAAATTCCAGTGGTACTTATTGATCATATCTCAGAGTTTGCAAGTTCAATAGTATCTGATAATTTTGCAGGTGTATATGACTTGACATCTTACCTTATCAGTCTTGGGCATAAGGATATCGCTTATATATACGGACACGAATCCTATGTTACTACTGAGCGAATCAGAGGGTTTAAAAAAGCGATGGTTGATGCAGACCTTGATATTCCTAAAAGTAATTTCATAAAGTCCAACTATCACGATAAGGAAGCGACCATTCAAGCGGTTGAAATGATTGTAAAAAGCGGCAACATGCCAACGGCGGTTATTTTTCCCGACGATTACTGCGCAGTGTGGGCGATCAACACTTTTAGAAGTTTGGGAGTCTGTATACCCGAAGACATCTCAGTTGCAGGATTCGATGGACTTGAAATCGGAGAAATGGTAGATCCGCGATTGACAACCATGAAGCAAAACACGGTACAACTTGGAAAACAAGCGGCTCTAAAGTGTATTGACATTGTAGAGTCCAAAACAGAGACGGTTACTCAACTCTCTGTAGGTTTAGACTTAATCAAAGGTGGTACTTGTCAGGAACCAAGAAAGTGAAAGAGGTAAGAGTTCACTTTTAGGTATCTTATGTCAATTCCATATAGCAAAAATCGGAATAATCAATTGGGAGGAAACAATGAAAAAACTTTTGGCACTTTTAGTAATCTGTTTGACTGTAGTTGCTGTTTTCACAGGATGTGCGAAAACAAACGAGGCTGAGTTAAATGTAGCGGTTGATGAGTCTAAAGACTATTCAACTGAGAAGTTAGTCATTTGGTCGTTCACAGATGAGTTGGCAACTGCAGGTGACATTGATCACTTTAAGGAAATGTACACTGCACCAGGTAAAGCGTTTGAAGGTATGGAAGTAGAGTTCATCGCAGTATCGATTCAAGATGGTTACATGGATAAGATTCTTCCAGCGCTAGAAGCGGGTAACGGTCCTGACATTTTCACTGGTGAGTTAGACCATATCAAACAATTTATCGAAGCTGGTTACTACGCTAACATTGAAGCGATGATGGAAAACGATCCAGAAGTTGATTTAACAGCAGAAAAAGCGGACTATAAAGATTACATCTGGCAGTCTGGTATCGACCCTGCTACTGGTAAACTAGCAGCTCTATCTTGGCAGGTAACTCCTGGCGCTGTCTTCTTTAAAGTAGATATGGCAGCTCAAGTATGGGGTAGTGAAGCTGGATTCCCGGCTGAAGGTTCTGCGGATTACAATACAGCAGTTACTGAATGGATGAACAAAAACAAGTTCAACACGGTAGATAACTTGCTACAAGCTCAAAAAGATGTAAAAGCGTTCAATCCAAACTGGCGTTTGTTCCCAGACGATCAAGCAGTTAGATTCTTTGCTGCAGGTACAAATGATCCTGCTAAATGGATCACAGAAGATGGAAAATTAAACGGCGAAAAAATCAAAGAGCAAATCCCATACATTAATCTCGTAAAAGAAATGTACGGTGAAGCAATTAAAGACTCTCTTACTGCGAATGCAGGTGAATGGAGTGGTCCATGGTTCGACGCTATGGACAAGGACTTAACAGATGCTGAAGGTAACACTTGGCAGGTAATGGCATACTCAATGCCTACATGGGGTCTTAAGTACGTTATCGAACCTAACATGGAAAAAGTAGATGCTGATGGTAACACATTCCCTAAACCAGGTGAAGATGCTGACCAAGCAACTAAAGATGCATATGAAGCAGCAGCTTTCAAAGGTAACTGGGGTATGGCATCAGGTCCTAACTCTTACTTCTGGGGTGGTACTTACCTAGGAGTCAACGCTGACACTAAACTTCCTGAAGTTTCATTCGCATTCTTAAAATCAATGTTGTTTGATAAAGAGCGTTTGGTTGAGCGTCAAGCAGCGGATAGCGACATGTACTCTGTTGAATCTGTAATGGCACCGGTTATCGCGAGCTACGATGGTCGTCAATCACTTGGTGGCATGAACCACTTAGAAGTATTCAACAAAGAAGCTGCAAAAATCAATCTGTCGAACATCACTACTTACGACAGAGGTCTTAACGATTTGATGAATACACACTTAACTAACTACAAGCAAGGTGCTGACGGTTACGATTCTATCTCAGACGTTCTTGAAGCATTCTATGCAGATGTTCAGGTTACTTATCCTGAAATCTTCGTTGAAGGATTACCGACTGAATAATATACTGATTTTTATGCAAAAGTAGACAATATGTCTACTTTTGCTTTGGAGGTTTAATATGAAAAAAATTAAAGACAGAGTTGGATACCTATTTATATCTCCATTTTTCCTTGTATTCTTCCTATTTAATGCATATCCAATTTTCTTTACCTTATATCTTTCTATGACAAGATATAAGGGTTATGGTCCTAAGTTATTTATAGGCGCTGAAAACTTTATGTTGATATTCAAAGATCCCAACGTCGTTGACGCATTCATGAATACGATTAAAATCTGGGGTGTGAATATTGTTTTCCAAGTCTTTTTAGCACTATTGCTTGTTATGGTGTTCTCAGATATCAAGTACAAGGTAAAGGGGTTAGGTTTTTTCAGAGTTATTTTCTATTTGCCGAACTTGATTGCGGCAGCAACAATCGCACTGGTTTTTGTAAAGTTACTAGATAAGGACTATGGTGTTTTAAATCAGTTCCTATTCAGTATCGGTTGGATTAATGAATCCATAGGCTGGTTGACAAAGCCAATACTCGCTCAGATGAGTGTATCGGGTATTCAAACTTGGATGTGGTTTGGTAACTCATTCATTCTTTTCATGGCATCGGTTCAAGCGGTGAGTAAAGAAACGTATGAAGCGGCTGCCATAGATGGTGCAGGAAGATTTCAGGTCCTAAAAAACATCACGCTTCCTTCTATAAAGCCTATTTTGATGTATGTCATGATTACTGGGTTAATAGGTGGTTTGCAATTGTTTGATATTCCATTCTTGATCACAGATGGTCGAGGGTTCCCAGAAGGTAGTTTAAACACGATGATTGTCTATATCTATAATATGGCATTTGTTTATAAGAATTATGGTTATGCATCCGCACTATCTTTTGCATTATTTATCCTAATTATGACATTCACAGTGGTATTCACAGTGATGACAAATCGAAATGAAATCAGGGAATTCCTTGAAAGGCGTAAGGTAAATAAGGAAAGAAAGAAAAAACTTATGTCATCGAAAGGAAGTGCTAACAATGAGTAATGAAATACGTCAAGAGATAGATTTTGAAGAACTAAAAAGACAAAATCTACGTTCGGCAAAAGCAAGAAAAAGAAAGAAGTTCATCATTTTCTCGATAGTATATACTTTTTTAGCTGCGCTAGTAGTGATTTCAATTATTCCATTCTGGATTGTAATTATTAACGCAACCCGTGATGGAATGGCTATTTCAACACAAGGTATCACTATTTTCCCAGGTTCAAGTCTGATGGAAAACTATAGGATATTGACTGATAACGTAGATATTGTACGGGGCTTTTTAAACTCGCTTAAGATTGCTACACTAGTGACATTCTTATCGGGTTATTTCTCCGCGCTGACGGCATATGGATTTCACATGTATGATTTTAAGGGTAAAAATGTGCTGTTTGGTATCATTCTTGTATTTATGATGATTCCAAGTCAGTTGGCATTCTTAGGGTATGTAAAGTGGATGACTCAAATTGGTTTAATGGATACTCATGCCGCTTTAATCATTCCAGCAGTGGCTTCAATCGGTACTGTGTTCTTCTTAAGGGCTTATATCAGTTCTGCACTAAGTAAGGAGCTTATCGAGTCTGCAAGGATCGATGGTGCAGGTGAACTCTTTATTTTTCATAGAATTGGATTGCCACTTATGGCTCCAGGCGTTGCCACGATGTCGATATTCACATTTATCGGTTCTTGGAACAACTACCTAAGCGCTAGGGTAATACTAAGTTCTAAAGCCAATGAGACACTGCCTATGGTGATCTCATCGCTTAAGGCACTAAGAATCTGGCATCAAAATCAAGGCGCGATCTACCTAGGCTTTGCAATTTCGATCGTACCGATTGTAATTGTCTTTATCTTTGCATCGAAATACCTGATTGAAAATATTTCTGCAGGTGCTGTAAAGGGTTAGTTAACGCAATGCGAAAGTAAAAGCGAAAAGGCATCTCAGTAGAGATGTTTTTTCGCTTTTGCAGACTTATCCCAAAGGAGTTTTATGACCGTAAAGAGCATATTGGCGAGTTATTCAAAAAAAATGCAATATCGCTTGACTCCTATGTATTCCTATGATAAGATATTACTTGTCGTCACGACATTTGTTTGACAGTATAATTCTTAAACCGTCAGTCAAATCATGTATATCGCGGGATGGAGCAGTTGGTAGCTCGTTGGGCTCATAACCCAAAGGTCACAGGTTCGAATCCTGTTCCCGCAACCACATGGCCCCTTGGTCAAGCGGTCAAGACACCGCCCTTTCACGGCGGTAACAGGGGTTCGATTCCCCTAGGGGTCACCAAATCAGTTTTTTATTGCAGGCGATAGGTGTTCGATTCTGAACACCGAAAGCCGAGGCAATAAACAAACGGTCGTCGATTTTGACGAGATCACATCAATGTCTTTCGTGCCTAGCACGGAAATTCAATCTGGGAGCATAGCTCAGCTGGGAGAGCGCTTGCCTTACAAGCAAGATGTCATAGGTTCGATCCCTATTGTTCCCACCAAAGTAGTTTTATTTTGCAGCGGCAGGTGTACGTAAGTACTACCGAGAAGCGAGGCAAAATAAAACGGTCACAAGCTTGCTTGTGAACTTACATTAATGTCTTTCGCACCTAGTGCGGAATTCATCAATAAGCGGTCCGGTAGTTCAGCTGGTTAGAACGCCAGCCTGTCACGCTGGAGGTCGAGGGTTCGAATCCCTTCCGGATCGCCAATTAATTTTTTGTTTCAGAGCGGCAAGCAGCTTGTACTTCAGGTGCTGAGAGCGGCGAAATAAAAAATGGTCATCGCACAGCGATGAAATCACCTTACGCCGATGTAGCTCAATTGGTAGAGCAATTGACTTGTAATCAATAGGTCGCGGGTTCGAGTCCCATCATCGGCTCCATTTATTCGACATAATTTAAACATCACTTCAAGTGATGTTTTTTTGGTTTTTGCACTGATTTTGTGTTATTCTATTGTTTGTTAAG
This genomic window from Fusibacter sp. A1 contains:
- a CDS encoding LacI family DNA-binding transcriptional regulator, with protein sequence MITIYDIAKACDCSSATVSKALNNYPDININTKERILEKAREMGFTPNSHARALSTKKTWNIGVLFEDESHSGLTHYYFSNILQAVKEQAEEKGYDITFISKNLGDVEMSYLKHCRRRKTDGVVITCIQFDNKQVQELMVSEIPVVLIDHISEFASSIVSDNFAGVYDLTSYLISLGHKDIAYIYGHESYVTTERIRGFKKAMVDADLDIPKSNFIKSNYHDKEATIQAVEMIVKSGNMPTAVIFPDDYCAVWAINTFRSLGVCIPEDISVAGFDGLEIGEMVDPRLTTMKQNTVQLGKQAALKCIDIVESKTETVTQLSVGLDLIKGGTCQEPRK
- a CDS encoding carbohydrate ABC transporter permease; amino-acid sequence: MKKIKDRVGYLFISPFFLVFFLFNAYPIFFTLYLSMTRYKGYGPKLFIGAENFMLIFKDPNVVDAFMNTIKIWGVNIVFQVFLALLLVMVFSDIKYKVKGLGFFRVIFYLPNLIAAATIALVFVKLLDKDYGVLNQFLFSIGWINESIGWLTKPILAQMSVSGIQTWMWFGNSFILFMASVQAVSKETYEAAAIDGAGRFQVLKNITLPSIKPILMYVMITGLIGGLQLFDIPFLITDGRGFPEGSLNTMIVYIYNMAFVYKNYGYASALSFALFILIMTFTVVFTVMTNRNEIREFLERRKVNKERKKKLMSSKGSANNE
- a CDS encoding carbohydrate ABC transporter permease, with the protein product MSNEIRQEIDFEELKRQNLRSAKARKRKKFIIFSIVYTFLAALVVISIIPFWIVIINATRDGMAISTQGITIFPGSSLMENYRILTDNVDIVRGFLNSLKIATLVTFLSGYFSALTAYGFHMYDFKGKNVLFGIILVFMMIPSQLAFLGYVKWMTQIGLMDTHAALIIPAVASIGTVFFLRAYISSALSKELIESARIDGAGELFIFHRIGLPLMAPGVATMSIFTFIGSWNNYLSARVILSSKANETLPMVISSLKALRIWHQNQGAIYLGFAISIVPIVIVFIFASKYLIENISAGAVKG